The nucleotide sequence GCCAGATGGTGGTGGCGAAGGCGTCGGTGTCGCAGAAGAGGACGGGTGAGCCGTCGCGGGCCGCCGCCTCCTCCAGTTCGGCCTGGCGCTGGGCGATGACGGGGAAGTCGGCGGAGTGGAAGGAGACGTCGGACCACTGGGCGTCGGGGCGTTCGGCGCGGAGTTCGGCGAGTTTGAGTTCGCTGTACTCGCGCCCGTACTCCGGTACGTACCGGGTGCGGGCCCATACGCCGCCGCGCCGCCGGTAGTGGTCGGCGAGGGCGAGGGCCATGGTGGTGGTGCCGGTGGACTCGGCGCCGAGGACGACGACGCGCCGGGTGAGTGCGGAGCGCACGGGCGGCGTCAGGAAGTCCCAGTGGGCAGCGGGGTCGGCGCGGACGGCGGTGCCGGAGACGGGGAAACGGTTCCGCCCGGGGTCGACGCAGACGGACTCGGCGCCGAAGCGGCGGGCGAGCTCCTCCCCGTACGGCTCCGAGGTGAAGACGGCGTCGACGCGCTCGGGCACGGCGGCCCGGAAGACGGCCATGTGGGCGTCCCAGACGTCGGGGTCCTGGAGGTCGACGGGGATGTCGTCGACGGCGCCGACGACGAGGGCGTCGGGGTGGGCCTCGCGCATCCAGCCGACCCGGTCCTCCAGGGAGATGCTCTCCACGGAGGAGGCGCAGACGAGGACGGTGAGGCGTTCGCAGCGGTCGAGGGCGGTGTCGACGAGGTGGTGGTGGCCGGCGTGCGGCGGATAGAACTTGCCGAGGACCAGGCCGTGGCCGTAGCGCTTCATGCCGCCATCTCCGTCCGGAGGGTCCGGCGTGCGGTGAGGTCCCTGGTCCAGCCGCGCAGGCCGATGACGCAGAGCGTCATGAAGCCGACGTACAGCAGGGACGTCAGGTACAGCTCCTTGTAGGCGTACAGCGGTACGTAGACCACGTCGGCGGCGATCCACAGCCACCAGGACTCGAGCCGCTTGCGGCACTGGCCGTAGGTCGCCATCAGGGAGAGCGCGGTCGTCAGGGCGTCCCAGAAGGGGACGGTCGAGTCGGTGGCGCGGTCGAGCAGCAGGGTGAGGGCGAGGGTCCCCACCACCCCCGCCGTGAGGAGCCACGTCCACTCGGTGCGCGTGGTGCGGCGCACCGGGAGGGCGTCGGAGCCTGGTCCACCCCCGTGGGTCCAGGTCCACCAGCCGTACACGGCGAGGGTGATGAAGACGATCTGGAGGCCGGCGTCGGCGTAGAGCCCCGCCTGCGTGAAGAGCAGGACGAAGAACAGGTTGTTGGCGATGCCGATCGGCCAGTTCGCGAGGTGCTGACGGGCGACGAGCCAGACGCAGAGCGCCCCGCTGCCGAATCCCAGCACCTCGGTCCAGCTGACCGGGGTGTCCAGGACGGTGAAGAGCGGCTGTTGCAGGGGTTCCAGCATGCTTGCGAGGCTCACGCCCGCCTCCTTAAGAGTCATGCTGACTATAAAGGCGGAGGGGTCCGGGCCACAAGCCCGAAAGGCACGGCGGCGAGCCCGTGAAACGCGGAAGCCCGCGACCGCCGGGTGGCGGTCACGGGCTCTCGTCCTGCGGCGCGGGGCCTTACATGCCGACTTCCTTCATCAGCATGCCGACCTCGGTGTTGGTCAGACGGCGCAGCCAGCCCGACTTCTGGTCGCCCAGGGCGATCGGGCCGAACGCGGTGCGCACCAGCTTCTCGACCGGGAAGCCGGCCTCGGCCAGCATGCGGCGCACGATGTGCTTGCGGCCCTCGTGCAGCGTGACCTCGACCAGGTAGTTCTTGCCGGTCTGCTCGACCACGCGGAAGTGGTCGGCGCGGGCGTAGCCGTCCTCCAGCTGGATGCCGTCCTTGAGCCGCTTGCCGACCTCGCGGGGCAGCGGGCCGGTGATGGCGGCCAGGTAGGTCTTCTTCACGCCGTACTTCGGGTGCGTGAGGCGGTGGGCCAGCTCACCGTGGTTGGTGAGCAGGATGATGCCCTCGGTCTCCGTGTCGAGCCGGCCCACGTGGAAGAGGCGCGTCTCGCGGTTGGTGACGTAGTCGCCGAGGCACTGGCGGCCGTCCGGGTCCTCCATGGTGGAGACCACGCCGGACGGCTTGTTCAGCGCGAAGAACAGGTACGACTGGGTGGCGACGGTCAGGCCGTCCACCTTGATCTCGTCCTTCTCCGGGTCGACGCGCTTGCCCTGCTCCAGAACGATCTCGCCGTTGACCTCGACGCGGGCCTGCT is from Streptomyces venezuelae ATCC 10712 and encodes:
- the pnuC gene encoding nicotinamide riboside transporter PnuC encodes the protein MSLASMLEPLQQPLFTVLDTPVSWTEVLGFGSGALCVWLVARQHLANWPIGIANNLFFVLLFTQAGLYADAGLQIVFITLAVYGWWTWTHGGGPGSDALPVRRTTRTEWTWLLTAGVVGTLALTLLLDRATDSTVPFWDALTTALSLMATYGQCRKRLESWWLWIAADVVYVPLYAYKELYLTSLLYVGFMTLCVIGLRGWTRDLTARRTLRTEMAA
- a CDS encoding AAA family ATPase, which translates into the protein MKRYGHGLVLGKFYPPHAGHHHLVDTALDRCERLTVLVCASSVESISLEDRVGWMREAHPDALVVGAVDDIPVDLQDPDVWDAHMAVFRAAVPERVDAVFTSEPYGEELARRFGAESVCVDPGRNRFPVSGTAVRADPAAHWDFLTPPVRSALTRRVVVLGAESTGTTTMALALADHYRRRGGVWARTRYVPEYGREYSELKLAELRAERPDAQWSDVSFHSADFPVIAQRQAELEEAAARDGSPVLFCDTDAFATTIWHERYMGTTSPSTGEIAALGRQHLWLLTDHRGVDFEDDGLRDGEHLRPWMTARFLTQLAHTGRRTAVLSGPHEERLAAAVAAVDELLAEGWQLADPLPERR